Proteins encoded together in one Candidatus Nitrosocaldus cavascurensis window:
- a CDS encoding adenosylhomocysteinase yields MPKVADPRLADKGRLAYEWASKHMSILAKSIDRLKDERPLHGIKVAFCLHVTKETSMLVMGAKTLGADVSLCAANPLSTQDDVAAFLASQGIDVYAWRDESMDEYYSCIRSVLANRPDTITDDGSDMHVLYHKEFKGKSNYKPIGGTEETTTGVIRLRALADEGQLAYPVIAVNNAYTKHLFDNRYGTGQSTMDGILRATSILLAGKVVVVAGYGWVGKGIASRARGMGARVIVTEVDPIKALEAHMDGFAVMPMDEAARYADIVVTATGQINVVRQEHIKAMKDGVILANAGHFDVEIDVRWLESNARERRVVRDNLEEYRIDGKSIYLIGKGRIANLVAAEGHPPEVMALSFANQLLSIVYIVKNHAMMKNKVYGVPEEIDRQVAINALEAMGIRIDEPTKEQLEYAKRWL; encoded by the coding sequence ATGCCTAAGGTTGCAGACCCAAGACTTGCAGATAAAGGAAGGTTAGCGTATGAGTGGGCTAGTAAGCATATGTCCATACTTGCTAAGAGCATAGATAGGCTAAAGGATGAGAGGCCATTGCATGGCATAAAGGTAGCATTCTGCCTCCATGTTACAAAGGAGACATCAATGCTTGTTATGGGTGCAAAGACCCTTGGGGCGGATGTGAGCCTTTGTGCTGCTAACCCATTGAGTACACAGGATGATGTTGCAGCATTCCTTGCCTCCCAAGGTATAGATGTTTATGCATGGAGGGATGAGAGTATGGATGAATACTACTCTTGCATAAGATCCGTACTTGCAAATAGACCTGATACCATAACAGATGATGGTTCTGATATGCATGTACTCTACCATAAGGAGTTCAAGGGTAAGAGCAACTACAAGCCTATTGGGGGTACTGAAGAGACAACAACTGGTGTTATAAGGTTGAGGGCATTGGCAGATGAAGGGCAACTAGCCTATCCTGTTATAGCAGTTAACAATGCATACACTAAACATCTATTCGATAATAGGTATGGTACAGGGCAGAGCACGATGGATGGTATATTGAGAGCAACAAGCATACTCCTTGCTGGGAAGGTAGTTGTTGTGGCAGGGTATGGATGGGTTGGTAAGGGTATAGCAAGTAGGGCAAGGGGCATGGGTGCTAGGGTTATAGTTACAGAGGTTGATCCAATCAAGGCTTTAGAGGCACACATGGATGGGTTTGCTGTTATGCCAATGGATGAGGCAGCAAGGTATGCTGATATCGTAGTTACTGCTACTGGGCAGATAAACGTTGTTAGGCAAGAGCATATCAAGGCTATGAAGGATGGTGTTATTCTTGCAAATGCTGGGCACTTCGATGTTGAGATAGATGTTAGATGGCTTGAGAGCAATGCTAGGGAGAGGAGAGTTGTTAGGGATAACCTTGAGGAGTACAGGATAGATGGGAAGAGCATATATCTAATAGGCAAGGGTAGGATAGCAAACCTTGTTGCTGCTGAGGGTCATCCACCAGAGGTCATGGCTCTATCATTTGCAAATCAGTTGCTCTCAATAGTGTATATAGTGAAGAACCATGCTATGATGAAGAATAAGGTGTATGGTGTACCAGAGGAGATAGATAGGCAGGTTGCGATCAATGCTCTAGAGGCTATGGGTATAAGGATAGATGAGCCTACTAAGGAGCAGTTGGAGTATGCAAAGAGATGGTTATAG
- a CDS encoding Rieske (2Fe-2S) protein — protein sequence MPLFRVARKDEIPIGRGKQFRISGKDIAVFNVNGNYYATEAYCRHQDAPLADGTLYGEVVECFMHRWHYNVKDGRLLDHIKGVRLETYRVEVRGDEIYVEL from the coding sequence ATGCCACTCTTCAGGGTAGCAAGGAAGGATGAGATACCCATAGGCAGAGGCAAGCAGTTTAGAATAAGCGGGAAGGATATAGCAGTATTCAACGTTAATGGCAATTACTATGCTACAGAGGCTTACTGTAGGCATCAGGATGCACCACTTGCTGATGGTACCCTTTATGGTGAGGTTGTTGAGTGCTTCATGCATAGATGGCATTACAATGTTAAGGATGGAAGGTTGTTAGATCATATAAAGGGTGTAAGGCTTGAGACCTATAGGGTTGAGGTTAGAGGGGATGAGATATACGTTGAGTTGTGA
- a CDS encoding nicotinate phosphoribosyltransferase → MTMDAADKHSDLKDRLFWIAKEEEIIQGKTTDVYFLYTQQVLRHVGKNPRVTIEVFARHLPVEGNWGIVLGIYEVAKLLEGRKGVNVKAMEEGEIFQVSPTVYEPVLQIEANYSDIAVLENPILGFLCSSSGIASKAARIRLAAGDRLLFSFGTRRAHPALAPMIERAIYIAGFDAVSNTLAGELMNIKPIGTMPHALILAFGSQKDAWKAFDSSMPEDVKRIMLIDTLYDEKAEAIMALELLGDRLYGVRLDTPSSRRGNRRRIIEEVRWELSIRGGRHVKIFVSGGLDEQEIEELRDVVDGFGVGTSVSAAPPVDFSFKVVEVDGRAIAKRGDMAGKKQVYRLGYRDVVTLAGSEASRRLEEQGYRMLLKDLIVDGRIVQKFKSVERLRSEVMSRLNELAREEERSVTWLY, encoded by the coding sequence ATGACTATGGATGCTGCTGATAAGCATAGTGATCTGAAGGATAGGCTATTCTGGATTGCTAAAGAAGAGGAGATAATACAAGGCAAGACAACTGATGTGTACTTCCTCTACACCCAGCAGGTTCTAAGACATGTAGGGAAGAACCCTAGAGTTACCATAGAGGTGTTTGCAAGGCACCTTCCAGTAGAGGGTAACTGGGGTATAGTGCTTGGCATATACGAAGTGGCAAAGTTGCTTGAAGGGAGGAAGGGTGTCAACGTAAAGGCTATGGAAGAGGGTGAGATCTTCCAAGTATCACCAACAGTTTATGAGCCAGTGCTCCAGATAGAGGCTAACTATTCAGATATAGCAGTGCTTGAGAACCCAATCCTAGGATTCCTCTGCTCATCATCAGGTATAGCAAGCAAGGCAGCAAGGATAAGGCTTGCAGCAGGAGATAGGTTGCTCTTCTCCTTTGGCACAAGAAGAGCACATCCTGCTTTAGCACCAATGATAGAGAGAGCAATATACATAGCAGGGTTCGATGCTGTATCCAACACGCTTGCTGGTGAACTTATGAATATAAAGCCTATAGGTACCATGCCACATGCACTTATCCTTGCATTTGGTAGCCAGAAGGATGCTTGGAAGGCCTTCGACTCTTCAATGCCAGAGGATGTGAAGAGGATAATGCTCATAGATACGCTCTATGATGAGAAGGCTGAAGCAATAATGGCTCTAGAGTTGTTAGGCGATAGGCTGTATGGTGTTAGGCTTGATACCCCATCAAGCAGAAGAGGTAATAGGAGGAGGATAATAGAGGAGGTTAGATGGGAGTTGAGCATAAGAGGGGGTAGGCATGTTAAGATCTTTGTATCTGGAGGCTTGGATGAGCAGGAGATAGAAGAGTTAAGAGATGTGGTTGATGGCTTTGGTGTTGGGACTAGTGTTAGTGCTGCTCCTCCAGTTGACTTCTCATTCAAGGTGGTTGAGGTTGATGGTAGAGCAATAGCAAAGAGGGGTGATATGGCTGGTAAAAAGCAGGTATACAGGCTAGGCTATAGGGATGTTGTAACACTTGCAGGCTCTGAGGCGTCTAGGAGGCTTGAGGAGCAAGGATACAGGATGCTACTTAAGGATCTTATAGTTGATGGTAGAATTGTGCAGAAGTTTAAGAGTGTTGAGAGGTTAAGATCTGAGGTTATGAGTAGGTTGAATGAACTTGCTAGGGAAGAGGAGAGGAGCGTAACATGGCTTTACTAG
- the carA gene encoding glutamine-hydrolyzing carbamoyl-phosphate synthase small subunit codes for MRVKIQAMRKVYDGYKAVLMLEDGSIFKGIGFGYPCRVIGEVVFNTGMVGYTEALTDPSYRGQMLCLTYPLVGNYGVPSYSIRDKFGLPKYFEADSIQAKALIIHELSPYASHWAASKTLDQWLYEEHIPGIHGIDTRELTKRLRVKGVMMGVLEVSKDDISIEDLKRELKNAQRYDEINFVEEVSTKQVIEYSVDEPNGTVVLIDTGTKYSIIRNLLRTGYNVVRLPYNSSISDVLSYKPDGVLLSNGPGDPRLCRETIELARDLLDRDMPVLGICLGEQILALASGAETYKLQYGHRGQNKPCINLRDGRCYITSQNHGYCVKPDTLKGTNFDVWFLNADDKTVEGIIHNDKPIIAVQFHPEAAPGPYDCMYIFDMLADMMRGG; via the coding sequence ATGAGGGTCAAAATTCAAGCGATGCGTAAGGTGTATGATGGCTACAAGGCTGTTTTGATGCTTGAGGATGGTAGCATATTCAAGGGTATTGGATTTGGCTACCCGTGCAGGGTTATTGGGGAGGTTGTATTCAACACAGGCATGGTTGGGTATACAGAGGCACTAACAGACCCATCATACAGGGGTCAGATGCTATGCTTGACATACCCATTGGTAGGGAACTATGGTGTACCATCATACAGCATAAGGGATAAGTTTGGGCTACCAAAGTACTTCGAGGCTGATAGCATACAGGCTAAAGCATTGATAATACATGAACTCTCCCCCTATGCTAGCCACTGGGCAGCATCAAAGACATTAGACCAATGGCTTTATGAAGAGCATATCCCAGGAATACATGGTATAGATACTAGGGAGTTGACCAAACGTCTAAGGGTTAAAGGTGTTATGATGGGCGTGCTAGAGGTATCAAAGGATGATATAAGCATTGAGGATCTCAAGAGGGAACTTAAGAATGCTCAAAGGTATGATGAGATAAACTTCGTTGAGGAGGTATCAACCAAGCAGGTTATAGAATACAGTGTAGATGAGCCTAATGGTACTGTAGTGCTAATAGATACTGGTACAAAGTACAGCATAATAAGGAACCTGCTCCGTACTGGCTACAATGTTGTTAGGCTTCCATACAACTCAAGCATATCAGATGTACTCTCATACAAGCCTGATGGTGTGCTCTTGAGTAATGGACCGGGTGACCCAAGGTTGTGCAGAGAAACTATAGAACTTGCTAGAGACCTTCTTGATAGAGATATGCCAGTGCTTGGTATATGCTTAGGGGAGCAGATACTTGCACTTGCATCTGGTGCAGAGACTTACAAGTTGCAGTATGGGCATAGGGGACAGAACAAGCCATGCATAAACCTAAGGGATGGGAGATGCTACATAACAAGCCAGAACCATGGCTACTGTGTAAAGCCAGATACCCTTAAAGGCACCAACTTCGATGTATGGTTCCTTAACGCTGATGATAAGACCGTTGAAGGTATAATCCATAATGATAAACCTATAATAGCTGTTCAATTCCATCCAGAGGCAGCACCAGGACCCTATGACTGTATGTACATCTTCGATATGCTTGCTGATATGATGAGAGGAGGTTAG